One window of the Streptomyces asoensis genome contains the following:
- a CDS encoding pilus assembly protein TadG-related protein, with translation MRPRGYGDAGQVFPIYIVVVAGLLFLAFAYFAVGQAAVNRNGAQTAADAAALAAAQETRDQLADKWVGAVLDPTQWQNIFEGDVELAPACWRAYELAAQNDASVDACQDGLRTTVEVRANKSAGDSVIPVTSTTRAHAFATAVIDSLCTFEPPVQPSGEPSGEPSGEPPGEDAENDVLPTLTCKDGEEWELDPDDLTDLPGPEDLFEVHLATD, from the coding sequence ATCCGACCTCGCGGGTACGGCGACGCAGGGCAGGTCTTCCCCATCTACATCGTGGTGGTGGCGGGCCTGCTCTTTCTGGCGTTCGCGTACTTCGCGGTCGGCCAGGCGGCGGTGAACCGCAACGGCGCGCAGACGGCCGCCGACGCGGCGGCGCTGGCGGCGGCTCAGGAGACGAGGGACCAGCTCGCGGACAAGTGGGTCGGCGCCGTCCTCGATCCCACGCAGTGGCAGAACATCTTCGAGGGGGACGTGGAATTGGCTCCCGCATGCTGGCGCGCCTATGAGCTTGCGGCGCAGAACGACGCCAGTGTGGACGCCTGTCAGGACGGCCTCCGGACCACAGTCGAGGTTCGGGCGAACAAGTCGGCGGGTGACTCCGTAATTCCCGTTACGAGCACCACGAGGGCACACGCCTTCGCCACCGCCGTGATCGACTCCTTGTGCACGTTCGAGCCACCGGTTCAGCCGTCGGGCGAGCCCTCCGGTGAGCCGTCGGGTGAGCCGCCGGGCGAGGATGCCGAGAACGACGTACTGCCGACACTCACCTGCAAGGACGGGGAGGAGTGGGAACTGGACCCGGACGATCTCACCGATCTGCCCGGACCCGAGGACCTCTTCGAAGTCCACCTGGCCACCGACTGA
- a CDS encoding OmpA family protein — protein MTPRLTLAVAAATLVMVAMAPAAEADTTPSVPPGTEPTATAPVEVDPNDPDLKLPEGGTLAEPKVLDIKQVVEDEAGEERREDTNADVTFALQAEVLFGKDSAKLGAEAKSRIATIAAEIKKQNNTTVVRVFGFTDNLGSSAHGDVLSKQRADAVQAELAGDLNDPDITFEVRGYGEQYPISDNSTEAGRKKNRRVEVTFPRTAS, from the coding sequence ATGACCCCACGTCTCACTCTGGCGGTGGCCGCGGCCACCCTCGTGATGGTCGCCATGGCCCCTGCCGCCGAAGCCGACACCACCCCCAGCGTTCCCCCCGGCACCGAGCCCACCGCCACCGCGCCCGTGGAGGTCGACCCCAACGACCCCGACCTCAAGCTCCCCGAGGGCGGCACCCTCGCCGAGCCCAAGGTGCTCGACATCAAGCAGGTCGTCGAGGACGAGGCGGGTGAGGAACGCCGGGAGGACACCAACGCGGACGTGACGTTCGCGCTCCAGGCCGAGGTCCTCTTCGGCAAGGACAGCGCGAAGCTCGGCGCGGAGGCGAAGTCCCGTATCGCCACGATCGCCGCGGAGATCAAGAAGCAGAACAACACCACCGTGGTCCGGGTCTTCGGGTTCACGGACAACCTGGGCTCCTCCGCTCACGGCGACGTCCTGTCGAAGCAGCGGGCGGACGCCGTCCAGGCGGAACTCGCGGGCGACCTGAACGACCCGGACATCACCTTCGAGGTCCGCGGCTACGGCGAGCAGTACCCCATCTCCGACAACTCCACCGAGGCCGGCCGCAAGAAGAACCGCCGGGTGGAGGTCACGTTCCCGCGGACGGCGAGCTGA
- a CDS encoding DUF192 domain-containing protein: MARWRDGWGELVVGDEDDGGGGGLRVPLEIAASYRARTRGLLGRDSVDGALLLSPAGSVHTFRMRMPIDVAYLDRRLRVIAVRTMRPGRLGLPRLRSRHVLEAAAGAMEAWGLRVGVRVKVRISSPSAGT, translated from the coding sequence ATGGCGCGCTGGCGGGACGGGTGGGGAGAACTCGTGGTGGGCGACGAGGACGACGGGGGCGGGGGCGGTCTTCGGGTGCCCCTGGAGATCGCCGCCTCCTACCGGGCCCGTACCCGGGGGTTGCTCGGGCGGGACTCGGTGGACGGGGCGCTGCTGCTGTCGCCCGCCGGCAGCGTGCACACCTTCCGTATGCGCATGCCGATCGACGTCGCGTATCTCGACCGGCGGCTCCGCGTCATCGCCGTACGCACCATGCGGCCGGGGCGGCTGGGCCTGCCCCGGCTGCGGTCCCGGCATGTGCTGGAGGCGGCGGCCGGGGCGATGGAGGCGTGGGGGTTGCGGGTGGGGGTGCGGGTGAAGGTGCGGATCAGCTCGCCGTCCGCGGGAACGTGA
- a CDS encoding dihydrofolate reductase family protein, whose translation MRKIVLMMSMSLDGYIEGPDRDISWHQVDEELHQHFNDKVRELGGLLSGRTTHELMAAYWPTADADPDIPATMAEFAAIWREIPKIVYSRTLEHADWNTTIVRDVVPEEVALLKEQPGGDLGLSGADLVAEFLRHGLVDEFRVYVHPVLVGRGKPLFPHTDASIPTTLRLTETHAFGNGVVLLRYA comes from the coding sequence ATGCGGAAGATCGTCCTGATGATGTCGATGTCCCTCGACGGGTACATCGAGGGCCCGGACCGTGACATCTCCTGGCACCAGGTCGACGAGGAACTGCACCAGCACTTCAACGACAAGGTCCGAGAGCTGGGCGGCCTGCTCAGCGGCCGGACCACCCACGAGCTCATGGCCGCCTACTGGCCGACCGCGGACGCCGACCCGGACATCCCCGCCACGATGGCCGAGTTCGCCGCCATCTGGCGCGAGATCCCGAAGATCGTGTACTCGCGGACGCTGGAACACGCCGACTGGAACACCACGATCGTCCGGGACGTCGTCCCCGAGGAGGTCGCGCTGCTCAAGGAGCAGCCGGGCGGCGACCTGGGGCTCAGCGGCGCCGACCTCGTCGCCGAGTTCCTGCGCCACGGCCTCGTCGACGAGTTCCGTGTCTACGTCCACCCGGTCCTCGTCGGCCGGGGCAAACCCCTGTTCCCGCACACCGACGCGAGCATCCCGACCACACTCCGCCTGACCGAGACCCACGCCTTCGGCAACGGGGTCGTGCTGCTGCGCTACGCGTGA
- a CDS encoding class I SAM-dependent methyltransferase, with product MDDKDRATGDAGDHADSAFEALLAEGAAVPTEGWDFSWFEGRATEERPSWGYAMSLAGRLAGASAALDVQTGGGEVLDFALGRAAPKAPVLTVATEGWPANVAKATALLSPRGIAVVASPEDAPLPFADAAFDLVVSRHPVRPLWDEIARVLRPGGTYFAQHVGPRSVFELVEYFLGPQPEGVSSARHPERERAGAEAAGLEVVGLRTERLRVEFHDIAAVVHFLRKVVWMVPGFTVEAYRPQLRALHEQIEADGPFVAHSTRHLFEARRP from the coding sequence ATGGATGACAAGGACCGGGCCACCGGTGACGCCGGCGACCACGCGGACTCCGCCTTCGAGGCCCTCCTCGCGGAAGGGGCCGCAGTCCCCACCGAGGGGTGGGACTTCTCCTGGTTCGAGGGACGGGCCACCGAGGAGCGGCCCTCCTGGGGGTACGCGATGTCGCTGGCCGGACGGCTGGCGGGCGCGAGCGCCGCGCTCGACGTGCAGACCGGGGGAGGGGAGGTCCTGGACTTCGCGCTCGGCCGGGCAGCCCCCAAGGCCCCCGTGCTCACCGTCGCGACCGAGGGCTGGCCGGCGAACGTCGCCAAGGCCACCGCCCTGCTGAGCCCGCGTGGCATCGCGGTCGTCGCGTCCCCGGAGGACGCCCCGCTGCCCTTCGCGGACGCCGCCTTCGACCTGGTCGTCAGCAGGCATCCGGTGCGGCCCCTGTGGGACGAGATCGCCCGCGTGCTCCGGCCCGGCGGTACCTACTTCGCCCAGCACGTCGGCCCGCGCAGCGTCTTCGAGCTCGTCGAGTACTTCCTCGGGCCGCAGCCGGAGGGGGTGAGCAGCGCCCGGCATCCCGAGCGCGAGCGCGCGGGGGCGGAGGCGGCGGGGCTGGAGGTCGTCGGCCTGCGGACGGAGCGGCTGCGTGTCGAGTTCCACGACATCGCCGCCGTGGTCCACTTCCTGCGCAAGGTGGTGTGGATGGTCCCGGGCTTCACGGTGGAGGCCTACCGGCCCCAACTCCGCGCCCTGCACGAGCAGATCGAGGCCGACGGCCCGTTCGTCGCGCACAGCACCCGCCACCTCTTCGAGGCCCGTCGGCCGTAG
- a CDS encoding isoprenyl transferase yields the protein MNLRDKLRGLLVRLYARRVEGHLDHAQVPKHIGVIMDGNRRWAKAAGSTTEHGHRAGAEKIEEFLGWCTETDVEVVTLWLLSTDNLDRPDDELVPLLGIIEDVVRTLAADGRWRVHHVGTPDILPSHVQTALKVAEESTSHVDGILVNVAIGYGGRQEIADAVRSMIVDAADRGTSMEDLADSVSVDLIGRHLYTGAQPDPDLVIRTSGEQRLSGFMLWQTAHAEYYFCEVFWPAFRKVDFLRALRDYAARHRRYGG from the coding sequence GTGAACCTGCGCGACAAGCTGCGCGGCCTTCTGGTCAGGCTGTACGCACGCCGGGTGGAAGGTCACCTGGACCACGCTCAGGTGCCGAAGCACATCGGCGTCATCATGGACGGCAACCGACGCTGGGCGAAGGCCGCGGGTTCCACCACCGAGCACGGCCACCGCGCCGGTGCGGAGAAGATCGAGGAGTTCCTCGGCTGGTGCACCGAGACGGACGTCGAGGTCGTCACCCTCTGGCTGCTGTCGACGGACAACCTCGACCGCCCCGACGACGAACTCGTCCCGCTCCTAGGCATCATCGAGGACGTCGTCCGCACCCTCGCCGCCGACGGCCGCTGGCGCGTCCACCACGTCGGCACCCCCGACATCCTCCCCTCCCATGTGCAGACCGCCCTGAAGGTCGCCGAGGAGTCCACCTCCCACGTCGACGGGATACTGGTCAACGTCGCCATCGGCTACGGCGGCCGCCAGGAGATCGCCGACGCCGTGCGCTCGATGATCGTGGACGCGGCGGACCGGGGCACCTCGATGGAGGACCTCGCCGACTCCGTCAGCGTCGACCTGATCGGGCGCCACCTCTACACCGGGGCCCAGCCCGACCCCGATCTGGTGATCCGTACCAGCGGCGAGCAGCGGTTGTCCGGATTCATGCTGTGGCAGACGGCCCATGCGGAGTACTACTTCTGCGAGGTCTTCTGGCCGGCCTTCCGCAAGGTCGACTTCCTGCGGGCCTTGCGCGACTACGCGGCCCGTCACCGCCGTTACGGCGGCTGA
- a CDS encoding PhoH family protein, which produces MVTSTKRRMPDRRTYVLDTSVLLADPNALTRFDEHEVVLPIVVVTELEAKRHHPELGYFARQALRLLDDYRVKFGRLDAPIPIGELGGTVRVELNHSDPSVLPSGYRLGDNDSRILAVARNLQAEGFDVTVVSKDLPLRIKASSVGLLAEEYRAELAITGSSGWTGMSELTLSGEQVDILFEEGHIHVPEVADLPVHTGLTIQSERGKALGRVTADGNVRLVRGDREAFGIKGRSAEQRIALDLLLDPDVGILSMGGRAGTGKSALALCAGLEAVLERRQHQKVMVFRPLYAVGGQELGYLPGSEADKMGPWAQAVFDTLSAVTSREVIEEVTARGMLEVLPLTHIRGRSLHDAFVIVDEAQSLERNVLLTVLSRIGANSRVVLTHDVAQRDNLRVGRYDGVVAVVEKLKGHPLFAHVTLNRSERSQIAALVTEMLEDGQI; this is translated from the coding sequence GTGGTGACCAGCACAAAGCGCCGTATGCCAGACCGGCGCACCTATGTTCTCGACACCAGCGTCCTGCTGGCCGACCCGAACGCCCTGACCCGCTTCGACGAGCACGAGGTAGTGCTCCCCATCGTCGTGGTCACGGAGCTGGAGGCCAAGCGGCACCATCCGGAACTCGGCTACTTCGCCCGGCAGGCGCTGCGCCTGCTGGACGACTACCGGGTGAAGTTCGGTCGCCTCGACGCCCCCATTCCGATCGGGGAACTCGGCGGCACCGTCCGTGTCGAGCTCAACCACTCGGACCCCAGCGTGCTGCCTTCCGGCTACCGCCTGGGTGACAACGACTCTCGCATCCTCGCGGTCGCCCGCAATCTCCAGGCCGAGGGTTTCGACGTCACGGTCGTGTCGAAGGACCTCCCGCTCAGGATCAAGGCGTCGTCGGTCGGCCTCCTCGCGGAGGAGTACCGCGCCGAGCTCGCCATCACGGGCTCCTCCGGCTGGACCGGAATGTCCGAACTGACCCTGTCCGGCGAGCAGGTGGACATCCTCTTCGAGGAGGGGCACATCCATGTGCCCGAGGTCGCCGACCTTCCCGTGCACACCGGTCTGACCATCCAGTCGGAGCGGGGCAAGGCCCTGGGCCGGGTCACCGCCGACGGCAACGTCCGCCTCGTGCGCGGCGACCGGGAGGCCTTCGGCATCAAGGGCCGCAGCGCCGAGCAGCGCATCGCGCTCGATCTGCTGCTCGACCCGGACGTCGGGATCCTGTCGATGGGCGGCCGGGCCGGCACCGGCAAGTCCGCGCTCGCGCTCTGCGCGGGTCTGGAGGCGGTCCTGGAGCGCCGCCAGCACCAGAAGGTGATGGTCTTCCGGCCGCTGTACGCGGTGGGCGGACAGGAGCTGGGCTATCTGCCCGGTTCCGAGGCCGACAAGATGGGCCCCTGGGCGCAGGCGGTCTTCGACACGCTGTCCGCGGTCACCAGCCGCGAGGTCATCGAGGAGGTCACCGCGCGAGGGATGCTGGAGGTCCTGCCCCTGACCCACATCCGGGGCCGTTCCCTCCACGACGCCTTCGTGATCGTCGACGAGGCGCAGTCACTCGAACGGAATGTGCTTCTCACCGTTCTGTCCCGAATCGGCGCGAATTCCCGGGTGGTTCTGACCCATGATGTGGCGCAAAGGGACAATCTGCGGGTCGGGCGTTATGACGGCGTGGTCGCCGTCGTCGAGAAGCTGAAGGGTCATCCGCTCTTCGCGCACGTCACGCTGAATCGGTCCGAGAGGTCCCAGATCGCAGCACTTGTGACCGAAATGCTGGAGGATGGGCAGATCTGA
- a CDS encoding transglycosylase SLT domain-containing protein codes for MSRISVRGFAVASATAVTAVGSVVGVASGSVAQPNDAEATASDATLLADIPVGQQAQVQTASLTQQANVQAIAADEGAKKDAEESARKAAAKSAIAKKEAAEKAAKDRAEAKAKASRSSGDFPIQSSYSIAQIQAMAAQMVPSGQFQCFSNIVDHESSWNYHAVNASSGAYGLFQALPAGKYASAGSDWQTNPATQIKWGLNYMDSRYGSPCEAWSFWQANHWY; via the coding sequence GTGAGCCGGATCTCGGTCCGGGGATTCGCAGTGGCCTCGGCCACGGCGGTCACCGCTGTCGGAAGCGTCGTCGGCGTTGCCTCGGGCAGCGTCGCGCAGCCCAACGACGCAGAAGCGACGGCCAGCGACGCGACGCTCCTCGCCGACATACCTGTGGGCCAGCAGGCCCAGGTGCAGACGGCATCCCTCACGCAGCAGGCCAACGTACAGGCCATCGCCGCGGACGAGGGTGCGAAGAAGGACGCCGAGGAGTCGGCCCGCAAGGCCGCCGCCAAGTCGGCGATCGCGAAGAAGGAGGCCGCCGAGAAGGCGGCCAAGGACCGCGCGGAGGCCAAGGCCAAGGCCAGCCGCAGCTCGGGCGACTTCCCGATCCAGAGCTCCTACTCCATCGCGCAGATCCAGGCGATGGCGGCCCAGATGGTGCCCAGCGGCCAGTTCCAGTGCTTCAGCAACATCGTGGACCACGAGTCCAGCTGGAACTACCACGCCGTGAACGCCTCCTCCGGCGCCTACGGACTCTTCCAGGCCCTGCCCGCCGGCAAGTACGCGTCCGCCGGCTCCGACTGGCAGACCAACCCGGCCACCCAGATCAAGTGGGGCCTCAACTACATGGACAGCCGGTACGGCAGCCCGTGTGAGGCGTGGTCGTTCTGGCAGGCCAACCACTGGTACTGA
- a CDS encoding transglycosylase SLT domain-containing protein produces the protein MSRISARGFAVASATAVTTVGAVMGVAQGSVAQPNDDAEATAGESTLLSDLPVGQQAQVQTASLTQQAGVQAIAADTTAKKAAEESARKQAAKDAVSKQKAAVAKAKAVQDAKDKAAAETKATTEVASTSSAGSFPQQASYTVAEVQAIARQMVPSGQFQCFSNIVDHESTWNYQAVNPSSGAYGLVQAYPGSKMSSAGADWRTNPATQIKWGLNYMNDRYGSPCDAWNYWLANGSY, from the coding sequence ATGAGCCGGATATCGGCCCGGGGATTCGCCGTGGCCTCGGCCACCGCGGTCACCACTGTCGGCGCTGTCATGGGAGTCGCCCAGGGCAGCGTGGCCCAGCCCAACGACGACGCCGAGGCGACGGCGGGCGAATCGACCCTCCTCTCGGACTTACCCGTAGGGCAGCAGGCCCAGGTACAGACGGCCTCGCTGACGCAGCAGGCCGGCGTCCAGGCCATCGCCGCGGACACCACCGCCAAGAAGGCCGCGGAGGAATCCGCCCGTAAGCAGGCGGCCAAGGACGCGGTGTCCAAGCAGAAGGCCGCCGTGGCCAAGGCGAAGGCCGTCCAGGACGCCAAGGACAAGGCGGCCGCGGAGACCAAGGCCACCACCGAGGTCGCCTCGACCTCGTCGGCCGGCAGCTTCCCGCAGCAGGCGTCGTACACCGTCGCCGAGGTCCAGGCCATCGCCCGCCAGATGGTGCCCAGCGGCCAGTTCCAGTGCTTCAGCAACATCGTGGACCACGAGTCCACCTGGAACTACCAGGCGGTCAACCCCTCGTCGGGCGCCTACGGTCTCGTCCAGGCCTATCCCGGCTCGAAGATGTCGTCCGCCGGCGCCGACTGGCGGACCAACCCGGCCACCCAGATCAAATGGGGCCTGAACTACATGAACGACCGCTACGGCAGTCCCTGCGACGCCTGGAACTACTGGCTGGCCAACGGCTCGTACTGA
- a CDS encoding AI-2E family transporter: protein MSRVPGWLGRLGAGLSEMGERLDERRAEVERERREGAAEPEPTPSDTAVPSAEAYPEELVPSAPRPDPAQAVPWGVRVAAEAGWRLLVLAGTVWVLMKAISAIQLVVMSFVVALLLTALLQPTVARLKRAGVPGGAATALTAILGFVVIGLMGWFVTWQVMANIDNLSDQVQDGIDDLRRWLLNSPFHVTDKQINGIAKNLRDAIGDNTDSITSAGLEGVTVVVEALTGILLAFFSTLFLLYDGKRIWEWTLKLVPAAARPGVAGAGPRAWATLTAYVRGTVIVALIDAIFIGLGIYFLDVPMAVPLAVFIFLFSFIPLVGAVASGALAVVVALVTQGVFTAVMTLAVVLAVQQIEGHILQPFILGRAVRVHPLAVVLSVAAGGMVAGIGGAIVAVPLVAVTNTVVGYLHTYSREQALRHAPRPRGATAVGVAPVAAPTASPTPPPAAPPAGSAAPETPADKAP, encoded by the coding sequence ATGTCGCGAGTTCCAGGGTGGCTCGGCCGGCTCGGTGCCGGACTGAGCGAGATGGGTGAGCGGCTCGACGAACGGCGTGCCGAGGTCGAGCGGGAGAGGCGGGAGGGCGCCGCCGAGCCGGAGCCGACGCCGTCCGACACCGCCGTGCCGTCCGCCGAGGCCTACCCGGAGGAGCTCGTGCCCTCCGCCCCGCGTCCCGACCCCGCCCAGGCCGTGCCGTGGGGGGTCCGGGTCGCCGCCGAGGCGGGCTGGCGGCTGCTGGTACTCGCCGGGACCGTCTGGGTGCTGATGAAGGCCATCAGCGCGATCCAACTGGTCGTCATGTCCTTCGTGGTCGCGCTGCTCCTGACCGCGCTCCTCCAGCCCACCGTGGCCCGGCTGAAGCGGGCCGGAGTGCCCGGCGGAGCGGCCACCGCGCTGACGGCGATCCTCGGGTTCGTCGTCATCGGGCTGATGGGCTGGTTCGTGACCTGGCAGGTCATGGCGAACATCGACAACCTCTCCGACCAGGTCCAGGACGGTATCGACGACCTGCGCCGCTGGCTGCTCAACAGTCCCTTCCACGTCACCGACAAGCAGATCAACGGCATCGCCAAGAACCTGCGGGACGCCATCGGCGACAACACGGACTCGATCACCTCGGCGGGCCTGGAGGGTGTCACCGTCGTCGTGGAGGCGCTGACCGGCATCCTCCTGGCGTTCTTCTCGACACTCTTCCTGCTGTACGACGGCAAGCGCATCTGGGAGTGGACGCTCAAGCTGGTCCCGGCCGCGGCCCGGCCGGGCGTGGCGGGCGCGGGCCCGCGGGCCTGGGCGACGCTCACGGCGTATGTGCGCGGCACGGTGATAGTCGCGTTGATCGACGCGATCTTCATCGGACTCGGCATCTACTTCCTCGATGTGCCGATGGCCGTCCCGCTCGCCGTCTTCATCTTCCTGTTCTCCTTCATCCCGCTCGTCGGTGCGGTCGCCTCCGGCGCGCTGGCGGTCGTGGTCGCGCTGGTCACGCAGGGCGTGTTCACCGCGGTGATGACCCTGGCGGTCGTGCTGGCCGTGCAGCAGATCGAGGGCCACATCCTCCAGCCGTTCATCCTCGGCCGCGCGGTACGCGTCCACCCGCTGGCGGTGGTCCTGTCGGTCGCCGCGGGCGGCATGGTGGCGGGCATCGGCGGCGCGATCGTGGCGGTGCCCCTGGTGGCCGTGACCAACACGGTGGTGGGCTACCTGCACACCTACTCCCGCGAACAGGCCCTGCGGCACGCGCCGCGGCCGAGGGGCGCGACAGCGGTGGGCGTGGCACCGGTGGCGGCCCCGACGGCTTCTCCGACGCCTCCCCCGGCGGCTCCTCCGGCGGGCTCCGCGGCGCCCGAGACGCCCGCGGACAAGGCTCCCTGA
- a CDS encoding MarR family transcriptional regulator produces MSGYELLARDLAACGREGFTGELRVLGSPGGTFHLHGGLVVAVESPGAPAPEALLLRSGRIGGEEWAGLVRESGGARWPAAGLIAHGYAGAAQLRVVCAMALQDAVFAVVAGSVEGCERGPATGPPPAPVAVGEPPTRLLQVASRKLGALLEQPYPVRPDRERPVPASLSYAAGRLGVLQRELLAHADGRCTARDLAFRTGRGVYTVTVEVARMLGEGLLECVDAPRPIPVRLPPDGHGIRPREPAPPRQPPVPEATTLPRRRPGASGINEALTTERNGTGWKEFFRLRNPTAR; encoded by the coding sequence ATGTCGGGCTACGAGCTGCTGGCACGCGACCTTGCCGCGTGCGGCCGGGAGGGCTTCACCGGGGAACTGCGCGTCCTCGGCTCGCCCGGCGGCACCTTCCATCTGCACGGCGGGCTGGTCGTCGCCGTCGAGTCACCGGGCGCGCCCGCGCCCGAGGCGCTGCTGCTGCGCTCCGGGCGGATCGGCGGCGAGGAGTGGGCAGGACTGGTGCGTGAGTCGGGCGGCGCGCGCTGGCCGGCCGCCGGGCTGATCGCCCACGGCTACGCGGGGGCCGCCCAGCTCCGGGTGGTCTGCGCGATGGCCCTCCAGGACGCCGTGTTCGCGGTCGTCGCGGGCAGCGTCGAGGGCTGCGAACGCGGTCCGGCGACCGGGCCGCCGCCCGCCCCGGTCGCCGTGGGCGAACCGCCCACCCGGCTGCTCCAGGTGGCGTCCCGCAAGCTCGGCGCGCTCCTGGAGCAGCCGTACCCCGTGCGCCCGGACCGGGAGCGGCCCGTGCCCGCCTCCCTGTCCTACGCGGCGGGCCGGCTCGGTGTGCTCCAGCGCGAGCTGCTCGCCCACGCCGACGGCCGGTGCACCGCCCGGGACCTCGCCTTCCGTACCGGGCGCGGGGTCTACACGGTCACCGTCGAGGTGGCCCGGATGCTGGGGGAGGGGCTCCTGGAGTGCGTGGACGCGCCCCGGCCGATCCCGGTCCGGCTGCCGCCCGACGGGCACGGCATACGCCCCCGCGAACCGGCCCCGCCCCGGCAGCCGCCGGTGCCGGAAGCGACGACCCTGCCGCGCCGTCGTCCCGGCGCCAGCGGCATCAACGAAGCCCTCACGACGGAACGGAACGGCACCGGCTGGAAGGAGTTCTTCCGCCTGCGGAACCCCACGGCGAGATAA
- a CDS encoding roadblock/LC7 domain-containing protein, giving the protein MDHTALAREMRGLREQVTGITDTALAAADGLLIAADTADSIDPEGLAALAAAGLGLARRTAEATARGALHRTVAYGSHGCAAFYAVGDTALMVVLGDEGMDVERLHRATQPALRRIDLILTDRTETTVKTAEGV; this is encoded by the coding sequence ATGGACCACACAGCCCTCGCGCGGGAGATGCGCGGCCTGCGGGAGCAGGTGACCGGTATCACCGACACGGCGCTGGCGGCGGCGGACGGACTGCTCATCGCCGCCGACACCGCCGACTCCATCGACCCGGAGGGCCTCGCCGCCCTCGCCGCGGCCGGCCTCGGCCTCGCCCGCCGCACCGCGGAGGCGACCGCCCGCGGCGCCCTGCACCGCACGGTGGCCTACGGCAGCCACGGCTGCGCCGCGTTCTACGCGGTCGGCGACACCGCGCTGATGGTCGTACTCGGCGACGAGGGTATGGACGTGGAGCGCCTGCACCGGGCGACCCAACCCGCCCTGCGCCGTATCGATCTGATCCTCACCGACCGGACCGAGACGACCGTGAAGACCGCCGAAGGAGTCTGA